From a region of the Pseudanabaena sp. ABRG5-3 genome:
- a CDS encoding phosphoribosyltransferase yields the protein MTLGLPKAFLEEVLRSMQVLGLFEDRHDAGSQLAELIVKAKPENPIVYGIPRGGILVAAPIAQQLGCPLDVAIAKKIVLPINPETALGAITADGYMLDMGRQYCSPSEWAHAVHYARTKADGLLQAFQPFRPQLEIADKTAILVDDGIATGATIAVIAAAMKTLPYKEIWLAAPVAPLRMPKAISSRIDNIILLERPEVFVSVSYFYKHFPEVTMEEALACFQMANS from the coding sequence TTGACGCTTGGTTTACCCAAGGCTTTTCTTGAGGAGGTTTTGCGCTCCATGCAGGTACTTGGTTTGTTTGAAGATCGGCATGATGCTGGCAGTCAATTAGCCGAATTAATTGTCAAAGCAAAGCCTGAGAACCCGATTGTGTATGGGATTCCCCGTGGCGGTATATTAGTTGCTGCCCCGATCGCACAGCAACTTGGTTGTCCGTTGGATGTAGCGATCGCCAAAAAAATAGTGCTGCCGATTAATCCTGAAACCGCTCTAGGTGCGATCACGGCTGACGGCTATATGCTAGATATGGGCAGGCAATATTGCTCTCCTAGCGAATGGGCTCATGCTGTTCACTATGCAAGGACTAAGGCTGATGGACTATTGCAAGCATTTCAACCATTCCGACCGCAGTTAGAAATCGCTGACAAGACCGCAATCCTTGTTGACGATGGTATTGCTACAGGCGCAACGATCGCTGTGATTGCGGCGGCGATGAAAACCTTACCCTACAAAGAAATTTGGCTAGCAGCTCCTGTTGCGCCCCTACGAATGCCCAAAGCGATCTCATCACGGATCGACAACATCATTTTATTAGAACGTCCTGAAGTGTTTGTAAGTGTCAGCTATTTTTATAAGCATTTTCCCGAAGTGACAATGGAAGAAGCTTTAGCCTGTTTTCAAATGGCTAATAGCTAA
- a CDS encoding Ni/Fe hydrogenase subunit alpha → MAKTVVIDPVTRIEGHAKISIFLDDLGEVSDAHFHVVEYRGFEKFCEGRPMWEMAGITSRICGICPVSHLLASAKTGDKLLAVKIPAAGEKLRRMMNLAQITQSHALSFFHLSSPDFLLGWDSNPATRNVFGLMAANPDLARGGIRLRQFGQQIIEILGAKKIHTAWAVAGGVRSPLSEEGRAWILDRLPESLATIENALGLFKNLLIELQTEVDVFGKFPSLFMSLVGKKGEWEHYGGHIRFVDSQGQIVADRLSEDDYQQYIGEAVEPWSYLKFPYYKPLGYPDGIYRVGPLARLNVCEYIDTPKANQELQEFRDRAGGRVATSSFFYHYARLIEILAAVEKIAELVEDPDVMSSHTRAQAGINALEGIGVSEAPRGTLFHHYNVDENGVIKKVNLIIATGHNNLAMNKTVAQIAQHYIHNGDVSEGFLNRVEAGIRNFDPCLSCSTHAYGQMPMQVQLIGSDGKVFKEIVK, encoded by the coding sequence ATGGCAAAAACAGTAGTAATCGATCCCGTCACTCGCATTGAAGGTCATGCCAAAATCTCGATCTTTCTAGATGATCTTGGCGAAGTGTCGGATGCTCATTTTCATGTCGTGGAATATCGCGGCTTTGAGAAGTTTTGCGAAGGTCGTCCCATGTGGGAAATGGCGGGAATTACCTCACGCATTTGTGGCATCTGCCCCGTGAGTCATTTACTAGCATCCGCGAAAACAGGGGATAAATTATTAGCAGTCAAGATTCCTGCTGCGGGCGAGAAACTGCGACGGATGATGAATCTTGCCCAAATTACCCAATCCCACGCCCTTTCTTTTTTCCACCTTAGTTCCCCCGATTTTCTGCTCGGTTGGGATAGTAATCCTGCCACGAGAAATGTATTTGGCTTAATGGCGGCAAATCCCGATCTAGCGAGGGGTGGCATCCGCTTACGGCAATTTGGTCAGCAAATAATTGAAATTTTGGGAGCAAAAAAAATTCATACGGCTTGGGCGGTGGCAGGTGGTGTGAGATCGCCTCTGAGTGAAGAAGGTCGCGCATGGATACTCGATCGCCTGCCCGAATCCCTCGCTACCATTGAGAATGCTTTAGGATTATTTAAAAATTTATTAATCGAACTGCAAACAGAAGTTGATGTTTTTGGGAAATTTCCATCGCTATTTATGAGCTTAGTCGGCAAAAAAGGTGAATGGGAGCATTACGGCGGACATATTCGCTTTGTGGATAGTCAAGGGCAGATTGTCGCCGATCGCCTCAGTGAAGACGACTATCAACAATATATCGGTGAAGCCGTTGAGCCTTGGTCATATCTCAAATTTCCCTATTACAAACCCCTTGGCTATCCCGATGGCATCTATCGCGTAGGGCCTCTTGCGCGGCTGAATGTTTGTGAATATATCGATACGCCTAAAGCCAATCAGGAGCTACAGGAATTTCGCGATCGCGCGGGTGGCAGGGTGGCAACCTCTTCATTCTTCTATCACTATGCGCGGTTGATTGAGATTCTTGCTGCGGTGGAGAAGATTGCGGAACTTGTGGAAGATCCCGATGTGATGTCATCCCATACTCGCGCCCAAGCAGGAATCAATGCCCTCGAAGGTATTGGCGTAAGCGAAGCTCCTCGCGGCACATTGTTTCATCACTACAACGTCGATGAAAATGGAGTAATTAAGAAAGTTAACTTGATTATTGCTACAGGGCATAACAATCTGGCGATGAATAAAACCGTTGCTCAGATTGCTCAGCATTATATTCACAATGGCGATGTGTCCGAAGGTTTTCTCAATCGGGTAGAAGCAGGGATTCGCAATTTCGATCCTTGCTTAAGTTGCTCCACCCATGCCTATGGACAAATGCCGATGCAGGTGCAATTAATTGGCTCTGATGGCAAGGTTTTTAAGGAAATAGTCAAATAA
- a CDS encoding DUF2281 domain-containing protein yields MQTLPKIEETLIAVIKTLPTEKQQALLEFAEFLQSKTTPKAPSKSIKGLWANADINLTEEELAATRKEMWANFPKDIEI; encoded by the coding sequence ATGCAAACATTACCTAAAATCGAAGAAACCTTAATCGCAGTCATCAAGACCTTACCAACCGAAAAACAGCAAGCACTATTAGAATTTGCCGAATTTCTGCAATCTAAAACAACACCTAAAGCCCCAAGCAAAAGCATCAAAGGCTTATGGGCAAATGCAGATATTAACCTCACCGAAGAAGAACTTGCCGCAACTAGAAAAGAAATGTGGGCAAACTTTCCCAAGGATATTGAAATATGA
- a CDS encoding DUF4327 family protein, with the protein MITTAAKRPLSYSIDAIKHDACNLVEEGCISRLQPIYKLCQFYGDRDWVCIECELERHEFFLRDRIIDLLDGEEIRED; encoded by the coding sequence ATGATTACCACAGCCGCTAAACGACCATTATCCTATTCCATAGATGCCATCAAGCATGATGCTTGTAATCTCGTTGAGGAAGGTTGCATCAGTCGTTTACAACCCATTTATAAACTCTGTCAGTTTTATGGTGATCGCGATTGGGTCTGTATCGAATGTGAGTTAGAACGCCACGAATTTTTCCTACGCGATCGCATTATTGATTTACTAGATGGCGAAGAAATACGCGAAGATTAG
- the hypE gene encoding hydrogenase expression/formation protein HypE has translation MSLEQISCPIAFQQYPKILLAHGGGGRLTHQLISEIFSPAFGMGDRAQQDAATISLSGQKLAFTTDSYVVKPMFFAGGDIGALAVNGTVNDLAMVGAKPLYLSAGFILEEGLPMEILWRVVQSMRQAAEIAGVQIVTGDTKVVDRGKGDGIFINTSGIGAIATDLEIAPHSIREGDVILLNGDIGRHGIAIMAAREGLEFESEIQSDCMALADVVVALLEGGVEIHAMRDLTRGGLATSINELASTANVNITLEESEIAVQEDVRAVCEILGLDPLYVANEGRFVAFVPESEAEKAIAIARSFPEAGGQMRVIGRVGDRGQTIVSMRGQIGVSRILSMLSGEQLPRIC, from the coding sequence ATGTCTCTAGAACAAATATCTTGCCCGATCGCCTTCCAGCAATATCCCAAAATTCTGTTGGCGCATGGTGGGGGGGGGCGGTTAACGCATCAACTTATTTCTGAGATATTTTCCCCTGCTTTTGGGATGGGCGATCGCGCTCAACAGGATGCTGCGACTATTTCATTGTCGGGGCAGAAATTAGCTTTTACGACGGATTCCTATGTGGTGAAACCAATGTTTTTTGCGGGGGGAGACATTGGTGCTTTAGCAGTCAATGGAACCGTCAATGATTTGGCGATGGTGGGTGCAAAACCTCTGTATTTGAGTGCAGGCTTTATTTTGGAAGAGGGTTTGCCAATGGAAATCCTATGGCGCGTGGTGCAATCGATGCGTCAGGCTGCCGAGATAGCAGGAGTGCAGATTGTCACGGGTGACACGAAAGTGGTCGATCGCGGTAAGGGTGATGGCATTTTTATTAATACATCAGGAATTGGGGCGATCGCGACGGATCTAGAAATTGCACCACATTCAATTCGTGAAGGGGATGTGATTCTCTTGAATGGCGATATTGGTCGTCATGGCATCGCCATAATGGCGGCGCGAGAAGGTTTGGAATTTGAGTCGGAGATTCAGAGCGACTGTATGGCTTTGGCGGATGTGGTGGTGGCGCTGCTAGAGGGAGGTGTGGAAATTCATGCGATGCGCGATTTAACCCGTGGCGGCTTGGCAACTTCAATCAATGAATTAGCGAGTACAGCTAATGTGAATATCACCCTAGAAGAATCAGAAATTGCTGTGCAAGAGGATGTTCGCGCAGTCTGTGAGATTTTGGGGCTTGATCCGCTCTATGTAGCCAATGAGGGGAGATTTGTGGCGTTTGTTCCTGAGTCAGAAGCTGAGAAAGCGATCGCCATTGCTCGAAGTTTCCCTGAGGCTGGAGGACAGATGCGTGTGATTGGCAGAGTTGGAGATCGTGGACAGACGATCGTATCTATGCGTGGTCAGATCGGAGTGAGTCGGATTTTGAGTATGCTTAGTGGCGAGCAGTTGCCCCGCATTTGCTAA